The window CTGAGCAGATCCGGGCGCATCATTTCCTCCGGCGATCCGCTGCCCAGGATCCGGCCCTTGGCCAGAAACACCATTTTGTCGGCAAAATTGGCGCCCAGATTGAGGTTGTGGGAGATCAGCAGAATGCCTTTTTGGCTCCCGGAGCTGATCCTGCCTAAGATTTCCATGATCTCCACCTGGTGGTTGATATCCAGTTGGGAAAGAGTTTCGTCCAGAAAGATATACCTGGTATCCTGGGCCAAAGCGCGGGCGATCAGGACCCGCTGTTTCTCTCCGCCGCTGAGTTGGGAATAGAACCTTTGGGCAAGGCTTGCCAACTCAAGCTGCTCCAAAACCCCGTCCACGGCATCGAAATCCTCCTGCAGCCAGCTCTGCATCAGGCCCAGATAGGGATAGCGCCCCATCAGGACAATGTCTCGCACCGTGTAATCGAACTGGAACACGCTTTCCTGCGGTACAAAGGCAATCAGGCGCGCCAGCTCCGGCCTTTTATAGCTGCCCAGGGGCCTGTCGTAAAGCCGGATCTCGCCCGCACGCCCTTTGAGGAAGCCCAGCAGCGCGTAGACCAAGGTGGATTTGCCCGCTCCGTTGGGACCCACCAGGACGGTGAATTCCGCCCCGGGCAGGGTCAAATCCAACTCCCGCAGGACCAAATCCGCGTCATAGGCACAGGAAAGTTTGCTTACTTGTATCATCATACACCTTAGGCATATTTTCTGGCGGGGCATATTTCTGTCAACACCGGTCTGAGCAGGGGCAGATTTTTCTTGCGCAGAAAGCATAGTAAATTACTATATGATTAGAGAAACATTAAGAGGAAACAAAATGGCAGTAAACACACGCACCGAATATGCCTTGCGTGCCTTGCTGGAGATACATGCCAGCGAGGCAGGCAGCATTTCCGCGCATATGATCTGCAAATTGCAGAGTTTGCCCAAGAAATACGTGGAGCATCTGCTCAGTTCGCTGAAGAACGCCGGCCTGATCAGCAGCAGCGCGGGTTCCAAGGGCGGCTACATTCTGGCCCGACCGGCGGAAAAGATCAGCCTCTACGACATCATGGAGGCCGTGGACGACCATGCCATGGAACTGAATTGCGGCATGGACAAGCAGTATTGCCTGGGCACCAAATGCGTCCTCAAGCCTGTGTTCAGGGACCTGGCAGAAAAACAGCGCAAGCTATTCCGGACCTACACTCTGGACAAGATCGGCAAAATTCCCGCCAAGGAGAAGAAATGAGCCAGCGCCAGATCTATATGGACAATTGTATCACGACCCCTCTGGACCCTGCTGTCCTGGAAGCAATGCTGCCCTATTTCAGCGAGCGATTCTGGTTTCCCGGAACCTTCATCAGTACCGGGGAAGCTGCCAACAATGCCCTGGCGGGATTTCGGGCCACTCTGGCCAAGACTCTGAACGCCTCGGCGGACGAGATCCATTTCACGTCCGGCGGCACCCTGGCCAACAACATTGCCATCAAAGGCTTGCTGGGAGCGAATTCCGGACAGGGCAAGCACATCATCGTCTCCGTTGTCGATTATCCGGACCTGCTCACCAACGCGGCCTACTTTCAAAACCGCGGCTTTGAGGTAAGCTATCTGGAGCCCGATCCCGAAGGTTTTGTGAGCGCGGCCCGGCTCAAAGAGGCGGTCCGGGAAGACACAATCCTCTTTATGACCACGATCGTGAACCATGTGGTGGGAACGATCCAGCCGCTGGATGAATACCGCCGGGTGCTGGAATCCGCCGGCCATAAGATCTTCTGGCACGCCGATGCCGGGCAGGCCTATGGCAAAATGCCTTTGGACGTAAAAGAGCTCGGGATCGACAACCTGAGCGTTTCAGCCCACAAAATCCACGGCCCCCAGGGCGTAGGTGCCCTCTACGTGAAAAAAGGCACCAAACTGGCCCAGGTCGTCCATGGGATAAACCGCGTTGATCCTTTACAGACCGGCGGCATCAGCATGGCCCTGATTGCCGGCTTCGCCAAAGCGGCGGAGATCACTTTCCAGGATCTGAATGCCACGACCCGCCAGCTCCGGGAACTTTCAGACCACCTTCTGAATAGGCTGGAAGAGGGCATTCCCGAGATCGAACTGAACGGGCCGCGGGGCGAAAAACGGGCTCCGCACAACATCAACGTTTCCATCGCCTACATCGAGGGCGAGGCCATCACCATGATGCTGGACCTGCAGGGGATCACGGTTGCCACCGGTTCCGCCTGCGCCTCGCAGGGCCTCAAGCCCAACTATGTGCTGATGGCCATGGGCAAAAACCACGTGCAATCGCATGGCTCGATGAAGTTTACCCTCTCCCGCTACAACACCCGGGAGGACATCGACCTCGCGGTGGAAAAACTGGCGGAGATCACTGCTTCCCTGCGCGCGCGCAGCCCCCTTTACCAAGCAACCCACAAAACGGAGAAATAAATGCAATATTCACAGAAGGTCCTGGACCACTTCATGCACCCCCACAACGTCGGCCAGTTGGAAAACCCTGATGCCAGCGCCACCGAAGGCAGCCCGGCCTGCGGCGACCAGGTTTCGGTCTTTCTCAAGGTCAACCCAGAATCCCAGGTCATCGAGGACATCAGCTTCCTTTCCTACGGCTGCGCCTCAAACATCGCCACAGCCTCGATAATCACCGATCTGGCCAAGGGCAAGACCCTCGAAGAGGCGAAAAAGCTCACCTGGCGCGACGCCATGGAAGCCCTGGATGGCCTTCCACCCGTGAAAGTACACTGCTCCGTGCTTGCGGCGGACACTTTGCAAACCGCCATCTCCAACTACGAGATCGCCCACGGGCTCAAGGAAGTGCCCAATTTCAGCAAGGAAACCATCCTGGAAGAGCTCAAGAAGATCATCTATCCCCAGGTGGGCGAGGACATCGTGGCCCTCAAGATGGTGAAATACGTCGGCTTCACGGATGGCGAGGTGCTGATCGACCTGAACATGATGAGCTTTGACCAGTGGCGGGAAAACGTGGCCGAGGAGATCCGCGAGCATCTGGAGAAATATCCTGAGGTCAAGAACATCCAGATCAATTTTCCCTGATCCATTCCTCTGGCGCAGTCTTTTTGCTTGACACGAAGCCAGAGACAATAAATTATGACAAGAAACCGAGTAAGGAGAGAAACAATGAAGAAATTTTTCAGCATAGCCATCCTGCTTCTGGCGGTCCTCGGACTGATGGCCCAATCGCCCAAGCAAGAAGCCCTGCAGAGCTTGGACAACGCCAAAGCCATGCTCAATCAGGACAACCTGGTCAAAGCCCAGGATGAGATCAATTTCGCGCTGGCCAAGATCAGCGAGATCCTGGCCGAACAACTGGAAAAATACATCCCCGACGCCCCGGCCGGCTTCACACAGAACAGCAAGGAATCCCAATCTATGGGACAGGCCGGAGCGATTGTTGGCAGCGCCAATTCCATCATCGCCAATGCCAGTTACAGCAAAGATGACATGGACATCGACCTCAGCATCACGGTCGGAGGTGTTTTGGGCCAGACCGGCGGACTGATGGGCATGGCAAAAATGTTTGGCGGCATGGGCGGATC is drawn from Candidatus Syntrophosphaera sp. and contains these coding sequences:
- a CDS encoding ABC transporter ATP-binding protein, which encodes MIQVSKLSCAYDADLVLRELDLTLPGAEFTVLVGPNGAGKSTLVYALLGFLKGRAGEIRLYDRPLGSYKRPELARLIAFVPQESVFQFDYTVRDIVLMGRYPYLGLMQSWLQEDFDAVDGVLEQLELASLAQRFYSQLSGGEKQRVLIARALAQDTRYIFLDETLSQLDINHQVEIMEILGRISSGSQKGILLISHNLNLGANFADKMVFLAKGRILGSGSPEEMMRPDLLSSLFGVSLQTMLNPASGKPNLLYPGRI
- a CDS encoding Rrf2 family transcriptional regulator; protein product: MAVNTRTEYALRALLEIHASEAGSISAHMICKLQSLPKKYVEHLLSSLKNAGLISSSAGSKGGYILARPAEKISLYDIMEAVDDHAMELNCGMDKQYCLGTKCVLKPVFRDLAEKQRKLFRTYTLDKIGKIPAKEKK
- a CDS encoding cysteine desulfurase, which gives rise to MSQRQIYMDNCITTPLDPAVLEAMLPYFSERFWFPGTFISTGEAANNALAGFRATLAKTLNASADEIHFTSGGTLANNIAIKGLLGANSGQGKHIIVSVVDYPDLLTNAAYFQNRGFEVSYLEPDPEGFVSAARLKEAVREDTILFMTTIVNHVVGTIQPLDEYRRVLESAGHKIFWHADAGQAYGKMPLDVKELGIDNLSVSAHKIHGPQGVGALYVKKGTKLAQVVHGINRVDPLQTGGISMALIAGFAKAAEITFQDLNATTRQLRELSDHLLNRLEEGIPEIELNGPRGEKRAPHNINVSIAYIEGEAITMMLDLQGITVATGSACASQGLKPNYVLMAMGKNHVQSHGSMKFTLSRYNTREDIDLAVEKLAEITASLRARSPLYQATHKTEK
- a CDS encoding iron-sulfur cluster assembly scaffold protein, yielding MQYSQKVLDHFMHPHNVGQLENPDASATEGSPACGDQVSVFLKVNPESQVIEDISFLSYGCASNIATASIITDLAKGKTLEEAKKLTWRDAMEALDGLPPVKVHCSVLAADTLQTAISNYEIAHGLKEVPNFSKETILEELKKIIYPQVGEDIVALKMVKYVGFTDGEVLIDLNMMSFDQWRENVAEEIREHLEKYPEVKNIQINFP